The genomic window GTGCCGATGGGCGTGGTCGTCTCGGTCGTGACGGTGCGTGCCGGCCGCGGCGGCGCGATCGTCGACACGCTGGCGATGGTGCCGCTCGCGGTCAGCGGGGTCGTCTTCGGGATCGGACTCCTGCAGGGGCTCGTCTTCGGGATTCCGCTGCCCGGCGGCTGGCGGTTTCAGGTGACGGGCGCGGTCGCCATCGTCTTCGCCCACGCCGTCGCAGCCTACCCCTTCGTCACCCGGAACGTCTCGCCGCTCCTGTCGACCCTCGACCCGGCGATGGTCGAGTCCGCACGCGCGCTCGGAGCCTCTCGGTACCGTGCACTCCGTGACGTGGAACTGCCGCTCGTGGCTAGCGGCATCGTCGCCGGCGCGGCCTTCGCCTTCGCCATCTCGATCGGCGAGTTCTCTTCGACGGTGATTTTGGCGGGCGGCAGCCAGTCCTACACCATGCCCGTCGCCGTCGAGCGCTACCTCGATCACCGCTCCGGCCCCGCCATCGCCATGGGGACGGTGCTGTTGGCCGTCACGGCCGCGAGTTTCGTCGTCGTTGACCGCGTCGGCGGGAGGTTCGAACGATGACAGCGCTTCGCCTCGAGGGCGTCTCGAAGGCCTACAGCGACACCGTCGCCCTCGAGGGCGTCGATCTCACCGTTCGCGACGGGGAGTTTTTCACCCTCGTCGGGCCCTCCGGCTGCGGGAAGACGACGACGCTGCGGACGATCGCCGGCTTCGAGGAGCCGACCGACGGCGCGGTCCGCTTCGATAGCCGGGAGATGACCGGCGTACCGCCCGAGCAGCGAGACGTCGGCGTGGTCTTCCAGAGCTACGCGCTGTTCCCCCACATGAGTGTCGCCGAAAACGTCGGCTATGGGCTCCAGTTCCGGGACCCGCCGGACGGGGCGACGGTCGACGACCGCGTCGCCGACCTCCTCGAGTTGGTCGATCTCGAGGAGATGGGCGAGCGCAGCCCCGAGCAGCTCTCGGGCGGCCAGCGCCAACGGGTGGCGCTCGCTCGAGCGCTCGCCCCGGCGCCGGATCTCCTCTTGCTCGACGAACCGATGAGCGCGCTCGACGCGCAACTTCGGGAGTCGCTACGCCGGCAAATCAAGCGGATTCAGTCGGAGCTCGAGATCACGACGGTCTACGTCACGCACGATCAGGCCGAAGCGTTGGCGATCTCGGACCGGCTCGCGGTCATGAACGACGGCGGAGTCGAGCAGGTCGGCCGACCGCAAGAGATCTATCGCGAGCCCGCGACCCGGTTCGTCGCCGAGTTCGTCGGGGACAACAACGTCTTCGACGGCGAGGTCCGCAGCCGCGAGGGCGAGTACTCACAGATCGATATCGGCGGCGAGACCTTCGCGGTGCCGTCGCTCCCTGAGGGAACCGACCGGGTCACGATCTGCGTGCGCCCGGGCGCGCTCTCGCAGTCCGCCGAGCGAAACCGGCTGACGGTGAGCGTCGAGACCAGCGAGTTCCTCGGCGAAACCGTCCGCGTCAACGGCCGGTGGAACGGCACCGAAATCGTCCTCCAGCGGCCGTCCGTCCCGGAGCGCGACGAACTGACGGTCGGGTTCGCGCCCGAGGGCGCACACGTCGTCGCTCGGCGCTGAGCCGGCGCAGGGAGACGCTCGCCGGAACTCGCAGGTGATCGCTTTTCCGCTCGAGTGTGCTATACACCCGCATGAAAATCACTCGTCAGCTCCGGATCGCCGTCGAGCGGAGAGAGATCGCGGTCGGGACCGAAGTCACCGTTCGCGTCCGCGATGACCGGCGACAGCCCGTCGAAGGGGCCCTCGTGACGACCGAGACGAAATCGATACGGACGGACGAGCGGGGGCTGTGTCGACTGCGGATCGACTCGCCCGGATACTGGAAGCTCGTCGCGGCGAAGTCCCCGAGCGAGCGCGTCGCGTACGAGCCGGCGTCGACGCTCGTTCGGGTGGTGCCGAGCGCGTCCAGACGCCGTCCGCGTCGGCACGTGGGTTCCCGATGAGGTGATCGCATCGCGCGACCGGCCCAGCGACTCGTCTCGGGGCTCGAGACGCGTTCAGTCGTCCGAACACGAGCAGACGGTCGAACGCCCGTCTCGGATGAGCGACGGATTGGCATGGCACACCGTTATCCCGGCCGCCACCGTATACGATAGCATGGCAGACACCAAGGACAGTCGGAACGATCAAGCCGACGACGCCGAAGAGCGTCAGCGCGAGCGGGAACTCGAGGAGGCCCTCGAGCGAGACGACGAGGACGAGCCGCCGCTCGACGAGGAGACGCGTGAGGCAGACGTCGACTCCGACGGAGATGAGCGGGACGAAGAGGATGCGACGGAGGAGTAGGAGTCGCTACGTCAGGCCCCAGAAGAACGCGATTCCAAAGACGGTCACGACGGAGAGCAGCAACTGCAGCGGCGCGCC from Natrinema versiforme includes these protein-coding regions:
- a CDS encoding ABC transporter ATP-binding protein — encoded protein: MTALRLEGVSKAYSDTVALEGVDLTVRDGEFFTLVGPSGCGKTTTLRTIAGFEEPTDGAVRFDSREMTGVPPEQRDVGVVFQSYALFPHMSVAENVGYGLQFRDPPDGATVDDRVADLLELVDLEEMGERSPEQLSGGQRQRVALARALAPAPDLLLLDEPMSALDAQLRESLRRQIKRIQSELEITTVYVTHDQAEALAISDRLAVMNDGGVEQVGRPQEIYREPATRFVAEFVGDNNVFDGEVRSREGEYSQIDIGGETFAVPSLPEGTDRVTICVRPGALSQSAERNRLTVSVETSEFLGETVRVNGRWNGTEIVLQRPSVPERDELTVGFAPEGAHVVARR
- a CDS encoding DUF4198 domain-containing protein — translated: MKITRQLRIAVERREIAVGTEVTVRVRDDRRQPVEGALVTTETKSIRTDERGLCRLRIDSPGYWKLVAAKSPSERVAYEPASTLVRVVPSASRRRPRRHVGSR